One window of Athalia rosae chromosome 4, iyAthRosa1.1, whole genome shotgun sequence genomic DNA carries:
- the LOC105693630 gene encoding uncharacterized protein LOC105693630 isoform X2, protein MAAFRLLVCFVITTFWFCSLINAAAVHSLIFGEQPQVLSEDMREIGIGNLARAEASERLRYRRSIDSDIHRVCHSTTPCGWAVYVPFTRRVDYFMRNTCTCPVTFKCIRTDDDLSVSAYVYRCRYNTSASDIESPVDETAN, encoded by the exons ATGGCTGCGTTTCGACTGCTCGTGTGTTTCGTCATTACCACTTTCTGGTTCTGCTCACTTATCAACGCCGCAGCGGTTCACAGTTTG ATATTCGGCGAACAACCGCAAGTCCTATCTGAAGATATGCGAGAAATCGGGATCGGAAACTTGGCTCGCGCGGAGGCGTCCGAGCGTCTTCGCTACCGCCGATCGATCGACTCGGACATCCACAGAGTTTGCCACAGCACAACACCCTGCGGATGGGCGGTATACGTGCCGTTCACAAGAAGAGTCGACTACTTCATGAGAAACAC ATGCACGTGTCCGGTGACGTTCAAATGCATAAGAACGGACGATGACTTGTCGGTCAGCGCGTACGTCTACAGGTGTAGATACAACACAAGCGCATCGGACATCGAGTCACCGGTCGACGAAACGGCCAATTAA
- the LOC105693612 gene encoding kinesin heavy chain translates to MATEQPREREIAAEDSIKVVCRFRPLNDSEEKAGSKFVVKFPSGGEENCISIGGKVYLFDKVFKPNATQEKVYNEAAKSIVSDVLAGYNGTIFAYGQTSSGKTHTMEGVIGDPNKQGIIPRIVNDIFNHIYAMEENLEFHIKVSYFEIYMDKIRDLLDVSKVNLSVHEDKNRVPFVKGATERFVSSPEEVFEVIEEGKSNRHIAVTNMNEHSSRSHSVFLINVKQENLENQKKLSGKLYLVDLAGSEKVSKTGAEGTVLDEAKNINKSLSALGNVISALADGNKTHIPYRDSKLTRILQESLGGNARTTIIICCSPASFNESETKSTLDFGKRAKTIKNVVCVNEELTAEEWKRRYEREKEKTARLKGKVEKLEAELSRWRQGETVKVEEQVSLVEGPDVTTPVAPQVEVKIDDGPVPATPGGGLMAGSLSNEERQKLEEERERLYQQLDDKDEEINQHSQYVEKLKEQMEEQEELIACARRDYEQLQQEMNRIQQENESAKEEVKEVLQALEELAVNYDQKSQEVETKNKEHEALSEELLAKQAVLNTTSSELQQLRDMSAHQRKRITEMLANLLKDLGEIGVAIGGDENLKVTPDSNGKLEEEFTVARVYISKMKSEVKNLVQRCQGLECFQTDCNKKVSEYEKDLGECRLLISQHEARMQTLSESMKEADARKRALEEDVDALREECAKLKAAEQVQAVSNKEKAEEQEAATKMRVALEEQMDQLRGAHQRQVASLRDEISDKQRLIGELRDMNQKFTLAHQQMQYDYERLKQEEADKSVKLQEHVLMNERREQARKDLKGLEETVSKELQTLHNLRKMFVQDLQARIKKSLNAEDNEDDGGSLAQKQKISFLENNLDQLTKVHKQLVRDNADLRCELPKLEKRLKATMDRVKALETALRDAKEGAMRDRKRYQYEVDRIKEAVRQKNFARRGPSAQIAKPIRAGQHHMGTGNNPAVIRTGNRENERKTASIHDEKRRHVEVGIIYNS, encoded by the exons ATGGCGACAGAGCAGCCCAGGGAGCGAGAAATCGCCGCGGAAGACAGCATTAAAGTTGTTTGCCGTTTCCGTCCACTGAACGACTCTGAAGAAAAGGCTGGGTCAAAATTTGTAGTTAAATTTCCATCCGGTGGAGAGGAAAACTGTATTTCGATCGGG GGCAAAGTTTATCTTTTTGACAAAGTATTCAAGCCCAATGCAACACAAGAGAAGGTTTACAATGAGGCTGCAAAGTCCATCGTATCCGATGTCCTGGCAGGCTATAATGGCACTATCTTTGCTTATGGGCAAACATCGTCAG GAAAAACCCACACAATGGAAGGAGTTATTGGCGATCCAAACAAGCAGGGCATTATTCCTCGTATTGTTAATGACATATTTAATCATATTTATGCTATGGAAGAGAACCTGGAATTTCATATTAAGGTttcatattttgaaatttacatGGACAAGATACGGGATCTCTTAGATG TATCCAAGGTAAATCTTAGCGTTCATGAGGACAAAAATCGTGTACCTTTTGTAAAAGGTGCTACTGAAAGGTTTGTTTCGAGTCCAGAAGAAGTGTTTGAAGTGATAGAAGAAGGTAAATCGAATCGTCATATCGCTGTGACAAACATGAACGAACACAGTTCCAGATCACATTCTGTTTTTCTTATAAATGTAAAGCAggagaatttggaaaatcaaaaaaaactttctggAAAATTGTACCTTGTAGATCTTGCAGGTTCTGAAAAA gtaTCTAAAACTGGTGCTGAAGGCACTGTGCTGGATGAAGctaaaaatattaacaaatCCTTGTCAGCATTGGGTAACGTTATCTCTGCTTTGGCGGATGGCAATAAGACGCATATCCCTTATCGAGATTCAAAATTAACGAGAATTTTACAAGAATCTTTGGGAGGCAATGCTCGAACtaccattattatttgttGCTCACCGGCCAGTTTTAACGAGTCTGAAACAAAATCTACATTAGACTTTG GTAAGCGTGCCAAGACTATCAAGAACGTCGTTTGTGTCAATGAGGAATTAACGGCCGAAGAATGGAAGCGGCGATAtgaacgtgaaaaagaaaagacagcTAGGCTTAAGGGGAAAGTTGAGAAATTAGAGGCTGAACTTTCAAGGTGGCGACAAGGTGAGACTGTGAAAGTTGAGGAACAAGTTAGTCTTGTCGAAGGTCCTGACGTTACAACGCCAGTTGCTCCACAAGTTGAAG TCAAGATCGATGATGGTCCTGTACCAGCTACCCCTGGTGGGGGATTGATGGCTGGATCTCTTTCTAATGAGGAAAGACAAAAGCTGGAGGAAGAACGTGAACGGCTGTACCAACAGCTTGATGACAAAGATGAAGAGATTAATCAGCATTCACAGTATGtggagaaattgaaagaacagatggaagaacaagaagagcTCATCGCATGCGCCAGACGTGATTATGAACAACTGCAGCAAGAAATGAACAGAATTCAACAAGAAAACGAGAGTGCCAAAGAAGAAGTCAAAGAAGTCCTTCAAGCTCTTGAGGAACTGGCTGTTAATTACGACCAAAAATCACAAGAG GttgaaactaaaaataaagagCACGAAGCTTTGTCAGAAGAGCTTTTGGCCAAACAAGCAGTATTAAATACAACCTCATCAGAGTTACAACAACTGCGAGACATGTCTGCACATCAGCGGAAGCGTATTACAGAAATGCTGGCTAATCTTCTCAAAGACCTGGGTGAAATCGGCGTAGCTATAGGTGGCGATGAAAATCTCAAG GTTACACCTGATAGCAATGGCAAGTTGGAAGAGGAATTTACTGTCGCCAGGGTATACATCAGTAAAATGAAATCAGAAGTAAAAAACTTGGTACAACGTTGTCAAGGGCTTGAATGTTTCCAAACCGATTGTAACAAAAAA GTTTCGGAATATGAAAAAGATTTGGGTGAATGCCGGTTATTGATATCACAACACGAGGCTCGCATGCAAACACTCTCTGAGTCGATGAAGGAAGCGGATGCCCGTAAACGTGCCTTGGAGGAAGACGTGGATGCCTTACGTGAGGAATGTGCAAAACTTAAAGCTGCTGAACAAGTACAAGCTGTTAGTAACAAAGAAAAGGCTGAGGAACAAGAAGCTGCCACTAAAATGAGAGTTGCCCTCGAGGAGCAAATGGATCAACTGAGAGGAGCCCATCAGCGACAA GTGGCTTCGTTGCGAGATGAAATATCAGACAAGCAACGGCTTATTGGAGAGTTGAGGGATATGAACCAGAAATTCACATTGGCTCATCAACAGATGCAATATGACTATGAACGATTAAAACAGGAAGAAGCCGACAAATCAGTTAAATTGCAAGAGCATGTTCTGATGAATGAACGACGTGAACAG GCTAGAAAAGACTTGAAAGGTCTTGAAGAGACAGTGTCAAAGGAACTACAAACATTGCACAACTTACGCAAGATGTTCGTACAAGATTTGCAGGCACGAATCAAAAAGTCTTTGAATGCAGAAGACAACGAAGACGACGGCGGATCTCTTGcacaaaaacaaaagatttCTTTCCTTGAGAACAACCTCGATCAGCTTActaag GTGCACAAACAATTGGTTCGAGACAATGCAGACCTTCGCTGCGAACTACCGAAACTGGAAAAGAGATTGAAAGCTACAATGGATAGAGTCAAGGCGTTGGAAACCGCGTTACGAGATGCCAAAGAAGGCGCTATGCGAGATCGCAAACGTTACCAGTACGAAGTTGACAGGATCAAGGAAGCTGTGCGACAGAAAAACTTTGCTCGTCGTGGACCTAGTGCACAGATTGCCAAACCTATTCGAGCTGGTCAGCACCATATGGGAACTGGCAACAACCCAGCTGTCATCAGGACAGGAAATAGAG AAAACGAGCGTAAAACCGCGTCTATCCATGATGAGAAGAGAAGACATGTAGAAGtcggtataatttataattcataa